A section of the Leptotrichia buccalis C-1013-b genome encodes:
- a CDS encoding YjjG family noncanonical pyrimidine nucleotidase → MNYKLVLIDLDDTLFDYPKAENSAFRSTFEEMEFFKENRFLKNQNSEEFYTEIKREYEKINSQLWKDLEKGIVNKEELKVIRFEKIIKKFKLEYDSQKMSEVYLKKLGEGIFPFKSTEKLCKYLHSKYKIGIVTNGIKEVQYSRIKNSSISNYIDKIIISDEVGVNKPDKKIFEYAMNYFEISDKKTVIMIGDSLEADIKGGQNAGIDTCWVNLRNNVNDTGIVPKYEVNKLEKLFEIL, encoded by the coding sequence ATGAATTATAAACTTGTATTAATAGATTTGGATGATACGCTTTTTGATTATCCAAAGGCGGAAAATTCAGCATTTAGGAGTACATTTGAAGAGATGGAATTTTTTAAGGAAAATAGATTTTTGAAAAATCAAAATAGTGAAGAATTTTATACAGAAATTAAAAGGGAATATGAAAAAATAAATTCACAGTTGTGGAAGGACTTGGAAAAGGGAATAGTAAACAAGGAAGAATTAAAAGTTATAAGATTTGAGAAAATTATTAAAAAATTTAAGCTGGAATATGATTCTCAGAAAATGAGTGAAGTTTATTTGAAAAAGCTGGGAGAAGGAATTTTTCCATTTAAATCGACTGAAAAATTATGTAAATATCTACATTCAAAATACAAAATTGGAATTGTAACAAATGGAATAAAAGAAGTTCAGTATTCTCGGATAAAAAATTCATCAATATCAAATTATATTGATAAAATCATTATTTCAGATGAAGTTGGAGTGAATAAGCCTGATAAAAAAATATTTGAATATGCAATGAATTATTTTGAAATATCAGATAAAAAAACAGTTATAATGATAGGTGATTCTCTAGAAGCTGATATAAAAGGCGGACAAAATGCTGGGATTGATACTTGCTGGGTAAATTTGAGAAATAATGTGAATGATACAGGGATTGTTCCAAAGTATGAAGTAAATAAATTGGAAAAATTATTTGAAATATTATAA
- a CDS encoding patatin-like phospholipase family protein: protein MTEKRKNFLFLIIFLLVNSFGISENLKDENYFVLKKDEQNLQESKKDSKKEVLENEPKIESDRDILNKEKKLENKKEITSQENKRIGLVLSGGTAKGLAHIGILKVLDEEKVPIEYATGTSMGSIIAGMYSVGYTPQEIEEIAISMDWMGLFSDKIERKDKGAIRNSIEDRNSTAIPMKNFMPKLPSGVVGGKTASQRLNEIFYGAIGIQDFRKFPRKFAAVATDLESGEGVMIDKGSIATAIRESLSLPSIFAPIRDGKRLYIDGGVTRNLPVQDVKVLGADYTIGVNVGDGFTKRDENKMNLVDVITDSTTIAGRQEVERQIRMLDLYMKPDLEKFESYDFSKVKELIEAGEKIARENIDEIRKLSNPELFEKLEEKRKEFRRTWSDEYNITGIVIEGNQKYKKAYFDKFLPKKLGVLSRLDMEKIVNNIYQNGDFTTVYYEVKDNDLVINVQEKPSDYLTLSGNINNEDLATVNVGFQGSKIINNTNVRYSVTGTFANEYGARGKATAELGKDSKALIYSEFEYKRDIIKNQKYNNGYFNFENRKFKIGAGIGFEMYKNLLFSIGGGYQISDVTKHQNNAENVRKTFPYYEAKLNYDTRDSLNFATKGIYFFSNYTLANSKEAKFNSLNAGGEINIPIGEKITITPRVSYLTTDGSDIPETYRPKMGGIRTADNSLEFAGMPADKIRGNSIFIGSLKAQYNVSKLVYLDTTYSRANISQKAYSFGTEEKESYKFGLGVKALSIPLYFGFAKVPGESWRYIINFGYSPE from the coding sequence ATGACTGAAAAAAGAAAAAATTTTTTGTTTTTAATTATTTTTCTTTTGGTAAATAGTTTTGGGATTTCTGAAAATTTAAAAGATGAAAATTATTTTGTGCTAAAAAAAGATGAACAAAATTTGCAGGAAAGCAAAAAAGACAGCAAAAAGGAAGTTTTGGAAAATGAGCCTAAAATAGAATCGGATAGGGATATTTTAAATAAAGAAAAAAAATTAGAAAATAAAAAAGAGATAACTTCTCAGGAGAATAAGAGAATTGGGCTGGTACTTAGTGGAGGAACAGCGAAAGGACTTGCTCATATTGGGATATTAAAGGTGCTGGATGAAGAGAAGGTGCCCATAGAATATGCAACTGGAACGAGTATGGGAAGCATTATTGCGGGAATGTATAGCGTCGGATATACTCCGCAGGAAATTGAGGAAATTGCAATTAGCATGGATTGGATGGGACTTTTTAGCGATAAAATCGAGAGAAAGGACAAGGGAGCTATAAGAAATTCAATTGAAGATAGGAATAGTACGGCAATTCCAATGAAAAACTTTATGCCGAAATTGCCTAGCGGAGTCGTTGGAGGAAAAACTGCTAGTCAAAGGCTAAATGAAATTTTTTATGGAGCAATTGGAATACAGGATTTTAGAAAGTTTCCGAGAAAGTTTGCAGCAGTTGCTACTGATTTGGAATCTGGAGAAGGTGTTATGATTGATAAAGGCTCGATTGCAACGGCAATTAGAGAAAGTTTGTCATTGCCATCAATTTTTGCACCGATTCGGGATGGAAAAAGGCTTTACATTGACGGGGGAGTTACACGGAATTTGCCTGTGCAGGATGTGAAAGTGCTTGGAGCAGATTATACAATTGGAGTGAATGTAGGAGACGGATTTACAAAAAGAGATGAGAATAAAATGAATTTGGTTGACGTAATTACAGATTCGACAACAATTGCTGGAAGGCAGGAAGTGGAGCGTCAAATTCGTATGCTTGACTTATATATGAAACCAGATTTGGAAAAATTTGAGTCTTATGATTTTTCAAAGGTAAAGGAGCTTATTGAGGCGGGAGAGAAAATCGCAAGGGAAAATATAGATGAAATCAGAAAATTATCAAATCCTGAACTTTTTGAAAAACTGGAGGAAAAACGGAAAGAGTTTAGGCGTACTTGGAGCGATGAGTACAATATTACAGGAATTGTGATAGAAGGCAACCAAAAATATAAAAAAGCGTATTTTGATAAATTTTTGCCTAAAAAACTTGGTGTTTTAAGCAGGCTGGATATGGAAAAAATTGTTAATAATATTTATCAGAACGGTGATTTTACAACGGTGTATTACGAAGTGAAGGACAATGATTTAGTAATAAATGTGCAGGAAAAACCAAGTGATTATCTGACACTTTCAGGAAATATAAATAATGAAGACTTGGCAACAGTAAATGTTGGTTTTCAGGGAAGTAAAATTATAAATAATACAAATGTAAGATATTCAGTAACTGGAACGTTTGCAAATGAATACGGGGCAAGAGGTAAGGCTACCGCTGAACTTGGAAAAGATTCAAAAGCCTTGATTTACAGCGAATTTGAATACAAACGTGATATTATAAAAAATCAGAAATACAATAACGGATATTTCAACTTTGAAAACAGAAAATTCAAAATTGGAGCAGGAATTGGATTTGAAATGTATAAAAATCTGTTATTCTCAATTGGTGGAGGCTATCAGATTTCAGATGTGACAAAACATCAGAATAATGCTGAAAATGTAAGAAAAACCTTTCCATATTATGAAGCTAAGCTAAATTATGATACAAGAGACAGCCTTAATTTTGCAACAAAAGGTATTTACTTTTTCTCAAATTATACTTTAGCAAACTCAAAAGAGGCTAAATTTAACTCATTAAATGCAGGTGGAGAAATTAATATTCCGATTGGAGAAAAAATAACAATTACTCCAAGAGTATCTTATTTGACAACAGACGGAAGCGATATTCCGGAAACTTACAGGCCCAAAATGGGAGGAATACGGACAGCTGACAATTCATTAGAATTTGCTGGAATGCCAGCAGATAAAATTCGTGGAAACAGTATCTTTATTGGAAGCCTGAAAGCTCAATATAATGTTTCAAAACTTGTATATTTAGATACAACTTACTCAAGGGCAAACATTTCTCAAAAAGCCTACAGCTTCGGAACTGAAGAAAAGGAAAGCTATAAATTTGGGCTTGGAGTGAAAGCCTTGTCAATTCCACTTTACTTTGGATTTGCAAAAGTTCCGGGAGAAAGCTGGAGATACATTATAAACTTTGGATATTCGCCAGAATAA
- a CDS encoding Rid family detoxifying hydrolase has protein sequence MKKIPEAVGPYSAFRKAGDFLYISGQIAINPENQQIEAVTVEEQARQVLENLKAILENNGLTTKNVIKTTVLLDNINDFVAVNGIYAEYFTEPYPARSAFAVDKLPKGVLVEIEAIAYFGE, from the coding sequence ATGAAAAAAATACCAGAAGCAGTTGGACCATATTCAGCCTTTAGAAAAGCAGGCGACTTTTTGTATATCTCAGGACAAATCGCAATAAATCCTGAAAATCAGCAAATTGAAGCTGTTACAGTAGAAGAGCAGGCAAGACAAGTTCTTGAAAATTTAAAGGCAATTTTGGAAAACAATGGATTAACAACAAAAAATGTAATAAAAACAACAGTTCTGCTTGACAACATCAACGACTTTGTGGCAGTAAACGGCATTTATGCAGAATATTTTACTGAGCCGTATCCAGCAAGATCGGCTTTTGCGGTGGATAAATTACCAAAAGGAGTTTTGGTGGAAATTGAAGCGATAGCTTATTTTGGAGAATAA
- the cls gene encoding cardiolipin synthase: MIHELIVILSTWIIPIERIHYLLIAILLVSVLLSDKSPNAMLAWIFTIFTFPLGGAVLYLLFGINWRRNKIISKKMAGEGQKLYSRIFNFMQRDVSDIFRSKDFFYYNNLENVDDIEKNKMSENEKKEKIRQQINTMIKNIKLDNQESEIVKMLYEAEGTFLTNNNSYKLFFNGKEAFDSILEDIKNAKRTIYMEYFIWKADELGEKIKNALVEKAREGVKIRLLFDGVGTWKLPKEYKKELRNAGIETRWFLDVKFFMSKMNYRNHRKIALFDNQIVHTGGMNVGQEYIDGGKRFESWRDTNIRITGEIIGQYLAIFVTDWLNSGGKDDFIEDIKKEAVHELEVQKPIDKQEKLKYLMQVSSSGPDTEWTTLKYLYSKMIATAKNEVLIQSPYFVPDSALVSQLKMAALSGVKIKIMVTGVPDKKMPYWIAETYFAELIEAGIEIFRYKAGFLHSKDIIVDEKISTVGTCNFDMRSFEINYEVNAVFFNEEISKDLKKQFIEDLGVCEKFDEVRLKKVTFRKRLRNSIFKLISPIM, translated from the coding sequence ATGATACATGAACTAATTGTAATTTTGTCCACATGGATAATTCCGATTGAGAGGATACATTACTTGTTAATTGCTATTTTACTGGTTTCAGTGTTGTTGTCGGATAAATCGCCGAATGCGATGCTTGCCTGGATTTTTACGATTTTTACGTTTCCGCTTGGTGGGGCGGTTTTGTATCTTTTGTTTGGAATAAACTGGAGAAGAAATAAGATAATTTCTAAAAAAATGGCTGGTGAGGGTCAAAAATTATATTCAAGAATTTTTAATTTTATGCAAAGAGATGTATCGGATATTTTCAGGTCAAAAGACTTTTTTTATTATAATAATTTAGAAAACGTGGATGACATTGAAAAAAATAAAATGAGTGAAAATGAAAAAAAGGAAAAAATTCGGCAACAAATTAACACAATGATAAAAAATATTAAGCTGGACAATCAAGAAAGCGAAATTGTAAAAATGCTGTATGAAGCGGAAGGTACATTTTTAACTAACAACAATTCTTATAAACTATTTTTTAATGGAAAGGAAGCCTTTGATTCAATTCTGGAAGATATAAAAAATGCTAAAAGGACAATTTATATGGAATATTTTATCTGGAAAGCTGATGAACTGGGAGAAAAAATTAAAAATGCGCTTGTGGAAAAAGCCAGGGAAGGTGTGAAGATAAGATTATTATTTGACGGTGTAGGGACTTGGAAATTGCCTAAAGAATATAAGAAGGAACTTAGAAATGCAGGAATTGAGACAAGATGGTTTCTGGATGTTAAATTTTTTATGTCAAAGATGAATTATCGGAATCATAGGAAAATTGCCTTATTTGACAATCAGATAGTGCACACTGGCGGTATGAATGTGGGACAGGAGTACATTGATGGCGGAAAAAGATTTGAAAGCTGGAGAGACACAAATATTCGGATTACTGGAGAAATAATCGGACAATATCTTGCGATTTTTGTTACGGACTGGCTAAATAGCGGCGGAAAAGATGATTTTATTGAAGATATAAAAAAGGAAGCAGTTCACGAGCTGGAAGTTCAAAAGCCGATAGACAAGCAGGAAAAACTGAAATATTTAATGCAAGTCTCTTCAAGTGGTCCAGATACAGAATGGACAACTTTAAAGTATCTGTATTCTAAAATGATTGCAACTGCAAAAAATGAAGTATTAATTCAAAGTCCATATTTTGTGCCAGATAGTGCTCTAGTTTCTCAATTAAAAATGGCAGCTCTTTCAGGAGTTAAAATTAAAATAATGGTAACGGGTGTGCCAGATAAGAAAATGCCATACTGGATAGCGGAAACTTACTTTGCGGAACTGATTGAGGCGGGAATAGAGATTTTTCGATACAAAGCTGGATTTTTACATAGCAAGGATATTATTGTAGATGAAAAAATATCGACTGTAGGAACTTGTAATTTTGATATGCGTAGCTTTGAAATAAATTATGAAGTGAACGCCGTATTTTTTAACGAAGAAATTAGCAAGGATTTGAAAAAGCAATTTATAGAGGATTTAGGAGTATGCGAAAAATTTGATGAAGTTAGATTAAAAAAGGTTACATTTAGAAAAAGACTGAGAAATTCTATATTTAAACTGATTTCACCAATAATGTAA
- the truB gene encoding tRNA pseudouridine(55) synthase TruB, translated as MERNFTKDGIILLNKSKGISSFKAIDELKRKIKAKKAGHAGTLDPMAEGLMVVMINDATKFSGDLMKKDKEYYVEMELGYKTDTYDSEGKVIEEYKSEIELSDSQIIRTIHSFKGRIKQVPPMYSAIKVEGQKLYDLARKGIEIERMPRDVEIMNIYKIKIHRPKENSSRIKISFYAHVSSGTYIRSLVHDIGEKLKVFATMTKLVRTKIGRLSIEDAVSLEEVQSEIGKLKELVEEKRENESFWATKSDAAIRAEKIREIVCFVEIEYILDYYGINVSNEKYGKLKNGMTVIDTFKKFENIGKDIKRQEHIRENQKFKIYVRNRDTQKREFKGIVKIVSIRGNRIYLKRDKYFL; from the coding sequence ATGGAAAGAAATTTTACAAAAGATGGAATTATTCTTTTAAATAAGAGCAAAGGAATAAGTTCATTTAAAGCAATAGATGAGCTAAAAAGAAAAATAAAGGCTAAAAAAGCTGGACATGCAGGAACTCTTGATCCAATGGCAGAAGGTCTAATGGTCGTTATGATTAATGATGCTACAAAATTTTCAGGCGATTTAATGAAAAAGGACAAAGAATATTACGTAGAAATGGAACTTGGCTATAAAACTGACACTTATGATTCAGAAGGAAAAGTTATAGAGGAATACAAGTCTGAAATCGAACTAAGTGATTCCCAAATAATAAGAACAATACATAGTTTTAAAGGAAGAATAAAACAAGTTCCACCAATGTATTCTGCAATAAAAGTTGAAGGACAGAAACTTTACGATTTGGCAAGAAAAGGTATCGAAATTGAAAGAATGCCAAGAGATGTGGAAATAATGAATATTTATAAAATCAAAATTCATAGACCTAAAGAAAATTCTTCAAGAATAAAAATTTCCTTTTACGCCCACGTAAGCAGCGGTACGTATATTCGTTCATTAGTTCACGATATTGGAGAGAAATTAAAAGTTTTTGCCACGATGACAAAACTTGTAAGAACTAAAATTGGAAGATTAAGTATTGAAGATGCAGTTTCGCTGGAAGAAGTTCAAAGTGAAATTGGGAAATTGAAGGAACTTGTGGAAGAAAAGAGAGAGAATGAATCTTTCTGGGCTACAAAAAGTGATGCTGCGATAAGAGCTGAAAAAATTCGAGAGATAGTCTGTTTTGTGGAAATAGAATATATCTTGGATTATTATGGGATAAATGTTTCCAATGAAAAATATGGAAAGCTGAAAAATGGAATGACTGTTATAGATACATTTAAAAAGTTTGAAAACATAGGTAAGGACATTAAAAGACAGGAACATATTAGAGAAAATCAGAAGTTTAAAATTTATGTGAGAAACAGGGATACCCAGAAAAGAGAATTTAAAGGGATTGTAAAAATCGTAAGTATTCGGGGAAACAGGATTTATTTAAAGAGGGATAAATATTTTTTGTAA
- the ruvC gene encoding crossover junction endodeoxyribonuclease RuvC, producing MRILGIDPGTAIVGYAVVDYENGKYKPLDYGCIFTDKDEDMPVRLEKIYDGIENIIQLWKPVDMAIEDLFFFKNQKTVIKVGQARGVITLAGQKNKLNLYSYTPLQVKMGIASYGRADKKQIQEMVKLMLKLDEIPKPDDAADALAIAITHINSKIGFGGFERGDNITKKLSKITSNRIKLEDYKKLMK from the coding sequence ATGAGAATTTTGGGAATAGATCCTGGTACGGCAATCGTAGGGTATGCTGTTGTAGATTATGAAAATGGGAAATATAAGCCGCTTGATTATGGTTGTATTTTTACGGATAAAGATGAAGATATGCCAGTTAGGCTTGAAAAAATTTATGATGGCATAGAAAATATCATACAACTTTGGAAACCAGTGGATATGGCGATTGAAGATCTATTTTTCTTCAAAAATCAGAAAACAGTAATAAAAGTTGGACAGGCTCGTGGAGTAATAACTTTGGCAGGTCAAAAAAACAAGCTAAATTTATATAGCTATACTCCACTTCAAGTAAAAATGGGAATTGCAAGTTATGGAAGAGCTGATAAGAAGCAAATTCAGGAAATGGTAAAATTAATGCTGAAATTAGATGAAATTCCGAAGCCTGATGATGCTGCAGATGCCCTTGCCATCGCAATTACTCATATTAATTCCAAAATAGGATTTGGTGGATTTGAGAGGGGAGACAATATTACGAAAAAATTAAGTAAAATTACTTCCAACAGAATAAAATTGGAAGATTATAAAAAATTAATGAAATAA
- a CDS encoding tRNA (cytidine(34)-2'-O)-methyltransferase encodes MNIVLLNPEIHVNTGNIGRTCVLTNTKLHLIKPLGFELDDKKIRRAGLDYWKDVKLFVWENWEHFWRENIENGNAKIYFATTKTKQRYTDVKFNDNDYIMFGPESRGIPEEILNRYKESNITIPMLPLGRSLNLSNAVAIVLFEALRQNNFEY; translated from the coding sequence ATGAACATAGTTTTATTAAATCCAGAAATTCACGTAAACACAGGAAATATCGGAAGAACCTGTGTTTTAACAAACACAAAGTTACATTTAATAAAACCTCTCGGATTTGAGCTGGATGACAAAAAAATCAGACGTGCAGGATTGGACTACTGGAAAGATGTAAAACTTTTTGTATGGGAAAACTGGGAACACTTCTGGCGAGAAAACATTGAAAACGGTAATGCAAAAATCTATTTTGCAACAACAAAAACAAAACAAAGGTACACAGATGTGAAATTTAATGATAACGATTATATAATGTTTGGGCCTGAATCACGTGGAATACCTGAAGAAATATTAAATAGATACAAGGAAAGCAACATCACGATTCCAATGCTTCCACTTGGACGTTCGCTAAATTTGTCCAACGCTGTGGCGATTGTGCTGTTTGAGGCTTTGAGGCAGAATAATTTTGAATATTAA
- the thyA gene encoding thymidylate synthase, translated as MKQYLDMVKYVLDNGVKKENRTGVDTISTFAYSYKVDLSEGYPLLTTKKMYFNSMLHELFWYLSGEEHIKNLRKKTKIWDAWADEEGRLQTAYGRFWRRYPVPEISLDGEVFADEDNPWVTREENGQLVFDQIQYIIDTLKEMKTNPNHKNGRRMIVLAWNPGNATISKLPPCHYTFAFNVLGNKLNCHLTQRSGDIALGIPFNLACYSLLTMMIAKECGYEVGEFAHTIIDAHIYENHIEGLKEQLTREPLKLAKIKIVDKPFNELTFEDIMLEDYESHPVIKFEVAV; from the coding sequence ATGAAACAATATCTGGATATGGTTAAGTATGTACTTGACAATGGAGTAAAAAAAGAAAATAGGACAGGAGTTGATACAATTTCTACTTTTGCTTATTCGTATAAAGTTGACTTGAGTGAAGGTTATCCGCTTTTGACAACGAAAAAAATGTATTTTAATTCGATGCTGCACGAGCTGTTTTGGTATTTGTCAGGAGAAGAGCATATTAAAAATTTAAGAAAAAAAACAAAAATATGGGATGCTTGGGCAGATGAGGAAGGAAGGCTCCAAACGGCTTATGGAAGATTTTGGAGAAGATATCCTGTACCTGAAATTTCGTTAGATGGAGAAGTTTTTGCTGATGAAGACAATCCTTGGGTGACTAGAGAAGAAAATGGACAGCTTGTATTTGACCAGATTCAGTATATTATTGATACTTTGAAAGAGATGAAAACAAATCCTAATCACAAAAACGGAAGAAGAATGATAGTTTTGGCTTGGAATCCTGGAAATGCAACAATCAGTAAATTGCCGCCATGCCATTATACTTTTGCATTTAATGTGCTTGGAAATAAACTTAACTGTCATTTGACTCAAAGAAGCGGAGATATTGCACTTGGAATACCGTTTAATCTGGCTTGCTATTCATTGCTTACAATGATGATTGCAAAAGAATGTGGATATGAAGTCGGAGAGTTTGCTCACACAATAATTGATGCTCATATTTATGAAAATCATATTGAAGGGTTAAAGGAGCAATTGACAAGAGAGCCATTAAAACTTGCAAAAATTAAGATTGTAGACAAGCCGTTTAATGAACTTACATTTGAAGATATTATGCTGGAGGATTATGAAAGTCATCCGGTTATTAAATTTGAAGTTGCGGTTTAA
- a CDS encoding dihydrofolate reductase, translating to MFSLIVAVGENNEIGKNNQLLWHIPEDLKNFKKITMGKTVIMGKNTYKSIGKPLPNRKNIVLSRNPLEIEEKIKEDRKKYENENTKLELCDNLQKIIDKYKNSEEEIFIIGGGEIYKKAFEMKIVKRIYMSHVNFSDKNADTYFPKIDLKKWVVITKENYDGWRFCIYEKISG from the coding sequence ATGTTTAGTTTAATAGTTGCCGTTGGGGAAAATAATGAAATTGGAAAAAATAATCAACTTCTTTGGCATATTCCTGAGGATTTGAAAAATTTTAAGAAGATAACTATGGGAAAGACAGTCATAATGGGGAAAAATACCTATAAAAGCATAGGAAAACCTTTGCCAAACAGAAAAAATATTGTGCTTTCAAGGAATCCGTTAGAAATAGAAGAAAAAATAAAAGAAGATAGAAAAAAATATGAAAATGAAAATACAAAATTAGAACTTTGTGATAATTTGCAAAAAATTATTGATAAATATAAAAATTCTGAAGAAGAAATTTTTATTATTGGTGGAGGAGAGATTTATAAAAAAGCTTTTGAAATGAAAATTGTAAAAAGAATTTATATGAGCCACGTTAATTTTTCTGATAAAAATGCAGATACTTATTTTCCAAAAATTGATTTAAAAAAATGGGTAGTTATAACAAAAGAAAATTATGATGGCTGGAGATTTTGTATTTATGAAAAAATTAGTGGATAA
- a CDS encoding TetR/AcrR family transcriptional regulator, translated as MPKLKFTKEVVVEAGYELMKKEGFQNVSVRKIANYLKCSTAPIYFNFKTVDELKEEIINMCKEKLKKYLYGNYSERKILSGAIGFVIFAREEKELFRTIFLDTTERFEKLYEETLNALLTKENLLESFPALEEEEAKKAVNKIWYFLFGYATMLCTRIDGNYRKNETNEVIEHKITEIVNYFKI; from the coding sequence ATGCCTAAGCTTAAGTTTACAAAAGAAGTGGTGGTTGAAGCTGGATATGAGTTAATGAAAAAAGAAGGTTTTCAAAATGTAAGTGTCAGGAAAATAGCCAATTATCTGAAATGTTCTACAGCGCCAATTTATTTTAATTTTAAAACAGTAGATGAATTAAAGGAAGAAATCATAAATATGTGCAAAGAAAAATTAAAAAAATACTTGTATGGAAATTATTCTGAACGAAAAATATTAAGTGGCGCAATTGGTTTTGTAATATTTGCACGTGAAGAAAAAGAACTTTTCCGGACGATTTTTCTGGATACAACAGAAAGATTTGAAAAACTTTATGAAGAAACTCTTAATGCACTTTTGACAAAGGAAAATTTATTGGAAAGTTTTCCAGCATTAGAAGAAGAAGAAGCTAAAAAAGCTGTAAATAAAATATGGTATTTTCTATTTGGATATGCAACTATGCTTTGTACAAGGATTGACGGTAATTATAGAAAAAATGAAACAAATGAAGTAATAGAACATAAAATAACAGAAATAGTGAATTATTTTAAAATATAA
- a CDS encoding lysophospholipid acyltransferase family protein, giving the protein MNKYKFLGGILHFIYRFLSFLTRKEYFYADGVQMNNPNIIVFWHRKIFTVCNATRIVKKKASMVSASKDGEILSEVLRREGNELIRGSSNKDNIKSLKEAMKYAKKKYGLGIAIDGPNGPIFEPKSGAIFIAQRTGMPIVPVSSYCSRKWIFKKMWDKLEIPMPFAKCVHYVAEPFYLSKETSLEESTELVKKRIHDAGYKAFEIYNKKYNKGKNIEFNEENFK; this is encoded by the coding sequence ATGAATAAATATAAATTTTTAGGTGGAATTTTGCATTTTATATATAGATTTCTCAGTTTTCTGACACGAAAAGAATATTTTTATGCAGATGGAGTCCAAATGAATAATCCAAATATCATAGTTTTCTGGCATAGAAAAATTTTTACAGTTTGTAATGCTACAAGAATTGTTAAAAAAAAGGCTTCTATGGTAAGTGCTTCAAAAGATGGAGAAATATTATCTGAAGTACTTAGAAGAGAAGGAAATGAACTTATTAGAGGTTCATCCAACAAAGATAATATAAAAAGTTTGAAAGAAGCTATGAAATATGCAAAAAAAAAATATGGTCTAGGAATCGCAATAGATGGTCCAAACGGCCCCATTTTTGAGCCAAAGTCAGGTGCAATTTTTATAGCACAAAGAACAGGAATGCCAATTGTTCCAGTTAGTTCTTATTGTAGTAGAAAATGGATTTTTAAAAAAATGTGGGATAAACTCGAAATACCAATGCCGTTTGCCAAATGTGTTCATTATGTTGCAGAGCCATTTTATTTATCAAAGGAAACTTCTTTGGAAGAATCGACAGAACTAGTAAAAAAAAGAATACATGATGCAGGATACAAAGCATTTGAAATTTATAATAAAAAATATAATAAAGGAAAAAATATCGAATTTAATGAAGAAAATTTTAAATAA